The nucleotide sequence CTCCGGTTTTCCTAGCTTAAATATTCTAAGATTAACTTTTTTACTGCAATTTCTTCTGAACCAACCGATTTTTTAAATGACTTAGGaccaaaaattgaaaaaactCAATAGATTTTGATCGGCGTATTACTTGATTCGATCAGACTATCGTAGCAGATTTTTCAATTTTGCCCCTATTAATAGCAGTATTTTCGCGTACACTACCAATGCAattcgtcactacgtggactgccgtccaaagtgatatatttttgtaagttTGATATTTTTGATAAGATAAAAATCAATCAATATACGCAAATTCTTAAGAAATGCAGGAAGTCTAACACTTTTGGggaatacaaaataaattagtGTCGCCGATCAAAACCACGTATTGAAACTCCGTGTTCTTTCattaactaaaaaataaaaacagggTATTCcatggggcggaaacaaattaaatgcgATCAATTTTGACAGCAAAACGATTTTCTAAGTGTTCTAGAAAAAGCCGAAAAATACATACATAGGCGACTTATTTACTTTTCGGCAGTATCGGATAAAAAATCACTGATTGTGGTTTTAATgacattttataattatagATGACAGGTCTGTAGgattgaaaattttttcttcCTGCCTTGTCATAACTAAACGTATGAAATTTTACGTATTAGGTACCTATTTAAAAAGATACTTTAAAACAAAACTGTTTTTCTTTGTTTactaaaatatgttttttggAAAAGTGCCAGTAACGGCATACTTGAAAAAAGGTTTGTAAGTTGGGACagttttaaaatgtaataaaacTCAACTGAAAAGTAATCTAAACTTTTTAAACCTATTTATGTTTGATAACTTAATAAATTTTAGTTAGTTTTAACTTGTTTTTCTTCCTTTGTTAAAGTATTTTTTTCTATGTTACAATTAAAATTGAAAGGTTTTTTGAACGACTCACATTTCCCTTAATTTCGAAGAAATGTATGTACCGAAAGCAATGTCGTTcaatttaaagaatttaataaaattagtCGCACAAAAATCTTCACAAATTGCAGTGATTTTAGGATGGGTGTGGTTTTGTTAACTTAAAAACAGATCATTTATCATTATTTGCAGTCCCTGATTTTTGTTCAACCTCAAAAATTGTCAAACTTGGTTTGAGAATGAACAACAAGACTAACAGCAGAATAAGTCTTTACGGAAATGCATATGGGCAAATCCGAAAAATGGTCAAGCAGGACCgaaacaaaaaatcttcataatcatcgtattttttgcGTATTTACACAAATAAATGGCCATATTTTCATATTACAGTGGAACCAAAGCATatttcatttgttttgttgaAGAAATTCCcctgaaaactgaaaaaattAACCTTTTCCATTTCTAGCTACTTTTAAAGGCATTTTTATGATTAATTATTTCGCAAGGAAAACATATGAATTTTTTGAACTTTTTCCACCAAACCTCTTTATTGCAATCTAATAAGAAgataaaaacccaaaaaaggcaaaaaaattttcaattaaCTGTTAATAAAACAACATGGAAAAATCGTACGACCCGTACGTTCGCGACCGGTACTtaattcaacaaaaaaaaaacaaatgggaATATTTCCTTGGGATCAGACTCGAATGAAAGCTACATGAAtccattttaaaagtaaagttATTGCTTTAGAATATTCCGACCCAATTCGCAGATATTTGCATTGTACTAGATTAAGCCAAAGTCGACTTCCATTTTGTGTACGTTCGCGACCGCATGTTTTTTGCcaatattatgaaaattatAGCTCAATAGATCCAATCATTTACACTAAGCTAAGAGCTAACAAATTGCTATCgaacagcaaaaaaaaattccgaaaacgattattttctttttttatttgcacTAAGTGCGTACGAACGTACGTTCGCGAACCCTAGAAATGCCCATATGATACATTATGAATGCGGTCGAAAATATCTCCGTTACTGTTTGACAATCatctgactaaaattagaacaccctctgcaagggtaaaAATAAATCGTATAAAACGAGCATCAAGAAGAGTAACTCAATAAACACGCAGTTCACTCAGTGTAATATTTTTGGGGACATACCTCGCCACTCATAGCCTGTAAGTGCTCCATTTCGTTAGCACTAACTTGGTTAAGATTCACGTTTATCTCGCTTAAGAGTTGCTGGATAGTTTCTCTACTACTGCTGTTCTCGGAGGCTGCCAGTGGGATTGAAATGGGCTCCTTCAGGAGACTGCAGTGCTGCTCCTCCAATTGCAGTAGATCTTCTGCGGCAGACTCCAAAAGCGTGCCCAGGTGCAAGGAGACGGGAGAATCTCCTTCATTATCCTTTGGTGAAGGATGCTTAGCTTCTGATGCTTCCGTGGCCGCTGGTTGAGTGGTGGCAATGCCAGTGGTAATGCCATTATCCCTTGGTGAAGGATGCCGAACTTCTGATGCTTCCATGGCCGCTGGCTGAGTGGTGGTAATGCCAGTGGTGGCGATGCTCTTGGGCCTTTTGATTATACTCGCGATGAAGTCCATGACGCTCTACGCACGATTAACTCCGGAGACTCGTTATGGTTCACTTGATTCCATAAACCGATGGATCGATAGAAATTCTTGGTTGGTCTTTAatgttttttccttttttcggGATTTGCGTTGTGACACAGATTTTGGCTCGCCTACTCGGAAAATTTTCTACTGTGATTTTTCGCCGTCATCTCTTCTATTATATTGGGTAACACCGCCGGGATTCTCGCGACCCGCCGCAGCGTACGTTTCTCACTAGTTCCCGATCTTGTCTGTCTttgaaatcaatttaaaaatattttcattttcaatttgCTTTGCTCCGCTCAGCGGCACACAAGCACAAATGTTTTCGGGCAAGAGAGTGTGGGGCAGCGACAGAAAGAGAGCTAAATTTTCAATGGCATCCACATAACGATCCGGATGTTTTTGTATGACTATGAGTTTGGATCGCTTCTAGCAGTAATGTCGGTTCTCCCTTTATCAGTACGGACCCCTCTCTTTTTCTCGCGCAATCTCCTCCCGCTCTTTTAATACTTATAACGGGGAAGGGACAGAGTCCCCAACATGTCGAGATATGGGTCTTACCTTTTCTTCAATATGCTTAATCAATATTATGTATTGAAGAGCAAATAGATTTTAATTAGACTACTAGAATAATCGAATAATCCGAAATCATGCAAAGCGTTTTACACTACAGATGCGGCTTTGATTTCCTAGCAACCTAACATTAAAATAAAGCTTTGAAAGTGTATTCATTTTTTTCCTACTACATTTTTAAACATTCATCTCACGTTCTAAAATGTGGtactaaaaaaatttattgcaTTAGCAACGCTTGATTTTAATGTCAGTTTTCTATGAAATAAAACATTCGACTTCAAAGAAAAAATTCGCATGTGTAGGGTAAACGATTTTGAGTGTTTGGCAATGATGCTAGCACTTTAAACACACTACATCTCACTTCTAAAAGCTATAGACATGTACTggatcaaaaaaaaacaaaaaaatgtgttGGGTGCTGAAATACCAATCGCCAATTTTTGGGTCAGGAACATACATTTCTTCCAACATAGCTTTTATTTTTCTGAAGTTATTCGAAGTTATTCACGCACGCTGCACTCTACCTCCCAGTGGGTTTCGGCATTGCTTACATAGAAACTCTTTTCAATAGCTAAGATTCAGTGCTAACGATCCTTTGGTAGTCGAAAGGTGAAACATGCATCTTTACCGAATCTAAATGGCTCCTTCTGTGTGTGTTATTATATGttataaagttttatatagATTTGCTTTTCAATCTAAGCCGATTCTCAATCTTGAGttagcaatttaaaaaattactattcactatttaaaaaaattaaatatattatctGGGTACCAGATTTCCGGTTGTTAAAAGTCCCTATTTTGCAATGCAATGGAAATTGTCGGTTTATGTTCAAGCGtaacatttaaatgttttggATTTTGGTGACAGTCTTCACTTGGACCGCCCTGCTTAATTGGCACGTAATTTAGTGCAATGCATACAGTGCGGGCGCCAGATGACAACCTTCTGGTCTGAACTGCAATGGAAAACTGAAAAACTAGTCAAGCCTTAGTCAATTCAGACTGAAATGCAGCAGTGAAAAACGCAAGACCCCGCAAAAAAGGTAAAACACTTAAAGAGGGGAATAGAAAACGGGGGAAAACGAAATTAGGGCAACAGACGACTGAAAGTCTTCGCCAAACAGCTGGAGCTCCAGCCTGGTACacacttatattttttagatttatgttttaaaaatttctaaatacttaaaaatacacattaAATGTTCAATTTTTTCAGAATTTTCAGTTAAAACGGGAAATGTAACATGGATGCAaggaatttaaaatattttttgcgGTGTAGCCCTTGTGGATGCCAAGTGACATGCAATCCCACTGCCATTGTTGCGCATCACGGCGCACTATCTGCAAGTCGAGTCGAATCGAATCGAGGAAGTACTCCACATTGTCCAACGGCTGACTTAGCATATTTGGCGAGAAAATCTAAGCACTGAAACGGAATCCCACACGATGGGCCTTGACGAGGTGGCAATAGTTAGATGTTGCCTTTACAAATGCGTGACAGGTGACAAGGTATCAAGTTTAGAAACCAAACAGAGCTTCTCAACGAATCTTCTTTAATTACATATTATTGTTTTAAGATTTTAAGATTTGTTTTTACCTCTGATCTACCTTGAGGTCTTTGTATGCtattactattattttaaaaataaaaataaataaaaagattatataaaataaggtaaaacaaatttaaatgtatGATTTGTCGGAAAATAACTGAATGAAAATACACACAAGAGTTTTGGTTGTTTATAGTCGGGGACTTGAATTTTATACGTGGCACATGGTGGATTACTGTATAAAGTTGGAATAGGAAACTTTGACGGAAATTCGAATACTCTCTGCAACAACATAGGGGAAATTAAAGCAAACAAATATTGGAGAAAAGACAACTATAAACTGAACTATAAATAGGCGAAAAACAAATGTAGACAGCAAGGGTGGAAGCATCTGCAGATCTTCCTTAACGACCGTCGTTGGTGGCAAAAGGGGAGATGGAGTGTAAAGACTTATAGTCAAACTGGAGATCCAGAGAAGCACATTACACGGTTTACGCAATAAAAAACCTTCTTCAGGCATTATTTCAGTTTCAATTAGCAATTATTGTTGGTTTGGCAAGAAGGCCATTCAAACAAGATATGGCGAACACCATTAGGACATCTGGAAAACGAAAAATGGTCAAGAGGCAGCCACATCTTTCAGATATCGGGGATACACCATGAAGAATATTGCATTTATTGGAAGATCACTTGGCCTACCAGATTCCCTGGCCCGTTGTCCGCTTTTGTGGCAATTCTTCCGGCCGAGGCCCTCGGTTTCTTTGTCTTGCCCTGCTTATTGCCCATTTTCGGGGTGGAGCTACGGCTGGTCTGGACTCTTGGGATGGACAATGTCCGGCGGACACCGATCGACTGGCTGGTCGCCGACAGCTGCCACAGAGCTAATAAAAACGGCGCAGCACATAACATATACAATGTACAAATGCGAATAAAGAAAAATAGGAGAAACAGCCGGTGATCGAAGCGTTGCTCCATGCATATGTGTATTGTATTCCGGGTCTACTTGTGCACATGCTAGAAAGTGAATGTTTTGGCATATTGCGCGTGGTCGGGGGACGGGGCACGCCCCCAATTTGAGTTACTTCGCTTACCTTAACGGCGCCATCGTTTTTGTTGATCTCGCGCAAAACTCCACGACCGCCAATTCCCACACCCAAGCCATTGTCTGCACCATCGAATTCCATGACATATATCCCAGTATGCAGCTCTCTTCTAACGGCAGAGTGCACAGTTTTCACTCTATCTGCTGAGTTAAAGGCGAAAAATCCTATTTGTCACAATGTATAGATGGGTGAGTCGAATTTTTTGCGTTGCTTTTGTGAAAAATGCCGCTACAATTTGAAGAAGCATGAAATGTCAGTGTGACCGCGCGTAAGCCCTGCAAAAATACTACTCAGCCCATACAAAATATACCAAAACCATTTGAACCTATAACAGCATTGGTCGCGTTCAGCAGAACAACCTGTTAAATTGCTgaatatttgaaaattcaatAGAAAGCAACAAGCAGCAGGgtcaaattttcaaatttattggaaGTAAAAcatgtaatttattttttttattataagttAAAGTCTAAAATTATTGATAAGCTAGAAAATGTAGGAACTTAAATGTaggaatttaaaattaaatattgcGTACTGTTGATACTAAAATGTCCCCATTGctttttaatgaaataaaattacaACTCTGGCTTTCAGACATTTAAGAGCTTCGAGGTTGTTGctgaaatttctaaaaatagaGTTTAAATGGTGCAGCTGATAAGCAGCTGTAAAAAATGTAACAACTCAGCAATGTAAAACGTATCAAGCAAAAGGCAGCCTATCATTTTTAAGCTCCGGTTTTACTCACCGTGATAAAGGAATTTGTCAAGAAAAGGTAGCCCTGTTCTACGACATTAGAGCATTAATTACAGGCATGACATGATCCTAaagaatattttaattttggaaaAAATTGTTTCGTAACAGTGGAGGCTAGTGTGAATGCTCTAAAACAACATAGTTGCTGCTGCGACTTTGCACGCTATGGTGATGGAAATAtcgatattttccattaaccACTTCTAATAAGATCAAACATTTGAATATCCGTTACTGAGTAAATGGGCATATTGTGCAATCATACCTCCAACCCTCTTCCACTCCCTTTAGCTAATAAGCTGGTATCTAATAGTCAAGGTTATCGACTATATTctatctcgctttgctgcttgcatatttccatctccctttggtcCTGAGTAACGGTTTGTTTAGCTGactaacgggtatctaatagacGAGGCTCTTGACTAtggcgttcttccttgtttttatacccgttactcttagagtaaaagggtacactagattcgtcggaaagtaagtaacaggcagaaggaagcgtttccgaccctataaagtgtatatattcttgatcaggattactagccgagtcgatatagccatgtccgtctgtctgtcagaACGCACTACTACTACGGCAagactgggattaggcatgcagtttctagagattcctgcgcagtgtgccacgcccacaaaccgcccaaaactgtggctcctacagttttcatgctagaaaaaaagtGTTATCttaaatgtattagtctcgtcaatacctatcgattgcaTTGCAATCTCGCTTTCctgcttgcatatttccatctccctttggtcCTGAGTAACGGTTTGTTTAGCtgaataacgggtatctgacagACGAGGTTCTTGACTATAgagttcttccttgttttttctgTTATCAAGTTGAATTTTAATTCTAAACTTTCCAAAAAACTAGTAATTAAAATGTAAGTGCACTCGCATTATTCGAACCCAATCCGCTTTATATTAAGTTTATAAATTTCTGAAAGcttaaaatgttaaatgttAGGTTTAACAATAAAAGAGTACATTTATGGGGATGATTTATTAGAAAAATATTGCTCTTTTGCCATGTATAACATTTCCTTTCATATAGTAACCATTATCAGATAACATTCAACAGGTTGCTAAGCGTACTCTAGTGAtgcaactttaaaaatagtgtATGTTCATATTGCACGAAGGACCTGAAAACTACTAATTGAATTATATTAAACTAGCTTGGTAATTGATAATCATAATACATAACGGTAATAAAGTAATTAGTGTGTATTTagcatttttttctttataaagAATTAGTTATGTTATATAggtaattaattaaaatgttccATAATATGTAATTATTGTGTAACTACTCGTATATGTCTTTTCATGTAATTCTCTCCGGGTGTTTGCAACACAATCACTTAAATGTGGAACCACAGACCTTTAGAAGGATCACCATTTAAAGTTGGTTTGTCTGTGCAGTTGGTTCTACATGAGGTTCGAATCGGTACGGATCTGTTTTGGTTCAACAGTGACTGCGTAATACTGGGCTTGTCCCAAGGCGTGTTCCACATTTGACTTAAGTTCTATAAGACTACTTATTATGGCTGCGCTGAAGCTAATCCCAGATTCAAGTGGTTTTATGGCCTTCTGggtttgttaaataaactatGCCTTAAAAGTCAAGTTAATGAAAAATATGTGTTTCTCCTTTTTCGTCGCCTTGATTGTTAGGTTTCGTTGGCGAGCGTCATTTcccttttaaaataatttggtTGAGGATCCTAATCCACAGCTTTAAGCTTAGAGATTGCCTACTTAAAAATGTACCTTTGTCTGCAAGTGCCTAAAATTTTCTCACTTGAGCATTCCATAATGTTGTTTAGGGTATAGTTGAGCTCCTACTTAAGTGTGCGAAAAGATCTGGTACTTAAAAATCAAGACTTTTCACCTTAGGAAAGTTTGCTATTGTGCCTTACAAAAAATTAAGCCCCTAAAGTTATTAAGCGGGCTATAAGTATATAGTTTCTATCAAATTTTGTAGACTATAGTTTACAAGTCACAGCACCACCAAAGTGAACCAAACCAAGGTCCTAGCTGTGAAATTAGCAACAGCCTACCTTTGAACGTCTGCTTTTTCTCTTTAATCTTGCTCTTGAAAAGCTGATTTACTATCCTAAAGGCTCTAACCCACTCGCTGTTTCTCAAGCCTAAATATTCAACCCAACATCACTTTTGAAAAGCTGTTCACATTGGTGGGCTATCCTCGTGTATCTTGGTCGTCCAAATGCCGGGCATCAGTTGAGGAGGTAGATTCGATTGTGGCGTGGTCAGTTTCCTAATGGTGCTGTTCGAGTGGATAGTCTTTGAGGTGGGTGTATAGCCCTTGTTGTCCATTCCGTCGATGATGGTGAACTGCGAGGCCATGTTCTGAGCCGCCTGAGCAGCCGTTGAAGGTGAAGCGGGCCCCGAGATGGGATGAGTCCTAGGACTTCTTATCAAGGAGGTGCACAGGCCCCCGAGAATGGCCAGAGAGGCGAATGCCGTCTGGGGAATGAGCTGTCCAAAAACCACCGTAGATCCAATGAAGGGGGCTCCCAGCAGCCAGAAACGAGCCCAGCAAATTGTGGAAAAGGAGGTGATTTTCTTTTTGTCATCCGAAACCAGTTCCACCGTACACGTAGTTAGAATGCTAAGCGTCGTGGATATGGCCATCTTGGAGACCATGGCCGAGCACATCAGCAGGGCCACGTTAGAGTCGAGTCCAATCACACTGGGCTTGGGGACCAACCAGCCGCAGTAGGCGATGCATCCTGCCACTATATTGAAGAGTCCGGTCCACAGCCACTTGCGGGTGGTCTTCAGGATCAGGAACAGGCCGATGAAAGTGCCCATCATCTCGCTGAAGCCCGCGAAGAAGGTGTTGATGTACAGGTGGTCGCGACTGAAGGAGCGGATATTGAGCAGCATGCCGTAGTAGACAACGATGTAGAGCGACCAGGCCAGGTGCACGCACACCATGTGTCGCACCGCCCGCTCACCCTTCCATATCGACCACCACCCACTCGGGGGAGGTGCGTCCATCGCCGTCTGCGCCTGCAGCTCCAGCTGCTTATCGATGTCGTGGGGCAGACTGTAGCGCGTCCCGTTCACCTCGGCGCACTCCAGCAGGATCTTCTTGGCGTCCTGTGTGCGCCCTCGTGCAATCAGCCAGCGCGGCGAATCGGGAATCCATCTAGAAAAAGGAGGGTCAAAATGTACGTATCAGTCAAACAAGTTCAAAATAtcattttgtaaatttttaatttttctatattattatacccgttattcgtagagtaaaagggtatattgtattcggcgaaaagtatgtaacaggcaaatggaagtgtttccgaccccacaaagtctATATATGTtctgtccgtctatccgtTTAActctgtgatctcggaaagcTAGAGAGttgagatttcagatttagattcatTAGCTTCGTACGCAGCGCTCGTTTATTACTCAAATTTAAACGGTTAAATGTTGGTTTCAATTCCAAAATTCCAACTCTAACGCTTACAAACCGCCGTAAACTGTGGCTCCCACAGtttttatgcaaaaaaaaattttagctgaaatagTTCCTCATAAGTTTCAATGTCGTCGTAAGCATTAAGAAAATATTAAGGTCAGAAATGCTCAGAAATGAGCGGTTTGGCGTTGTCAAATGTCGAACTCTTGCAGTTTCCAAGATAACAGAATTTATACAGATAACTGATTGTTAGACAGATATGGATAGATCCACTCGGTTAAGGATCCTGTAatagaatatatatgtatactttaAATGTTCTTCCTCCTacatgttacatacttttcaaCAAATACCCTTTACTTACaggtataaaaataacatttcgAAATCTTTTTATGGACTTGCAGCCCTTTACATATAAATGTATGTAATGTATCACATCATAGATCGACTACTGATATTTTCCATGGTTTTTATTACTTACTGCCACAGATAGATTAGTATCACAGTTGGCCAAGAGATGGCCATGTAGAGGTGAGACCAGCTCGACCAGAAGCTAGCCACACCGGGCAGCATCATCACGCCAATGGACCAGAACTGCTCGAACAGAGCGGTGACGCAGGTGCGGTACTTTCCGCCCGTTATGTCGGCCACTGCGGAGGGGCAAATTATAGGATCCGTTAATCATGACCACGTGGGAAGACAAGGTATCAGCACTTACTAATCTGGCCTCCGGCGGTGTACATCTGGGCACAGCAAACGGCAGAGAGGCAGCGGAAGAAGACGTGCAGTTCGTAGGAGGCCACGTGCCCCGTGAGGTTACCGCAAAATATCTGGGTGATCATGCCGAAGAGCATCACATTTCGGGGACTGAAACTAGAGATCGGAAGTTTAGCACCAAAACAGAGACTGTATTCCCCAATTTGTTTGTACTATAATCTACTACCAACCATTAACTTACTATTTGAGCAGCTGGTTGGCCAGGATGCCGCCGGTGAGGACACCGAACAGATGGAAGAACTGCGTGACGGAGACGAGGATGTCCCGGGAGCAGACGAGGTCGTACTGGGTGACCACCGAGTGGTAGTCGGCCTCGTGCTGAAACTCCGTGCAGGGGATTACGTTGGAGTTGCGGTTCATGGGTTTCTCCCACACCCGCGGCTCCTGCTCACTGTTCTCGTAGTTGTAGTAGTGATGGGCGTGCTCCTGCGCGTCCT is from Drosophila suzukii chromosome 3, CBGP_Dsuzu_IsoJpt1.0, whole genome shotgun sequence and encodes:
- the LOC108005940 gene encoding solute carrier family 22 member 3 isoform X2, producing the protein MSFIHPDASLMGSNGSDPGSMEELGSKSEEGKSSLNDRVEIKIVMIKVQAESPLLPLKDDEPLPPRVQSSSHISANRSPHQYDTLAGDLEPKHHQPHPNPAPDELTNCEKPEGEANNNSTSNNNNNNHEGAFCKHRSDRDVGYHEYQLYPNDTFARLEGKAPKPNTKMQTKVDAVGRITGPWGKWQLRTVLLIFLCKIPSSWFMACIIFTAPAPRHGEFFCKPPNTIGAQNQTQWIKVSHPQKEERDDQEFSIDFCNVYQDAQEHAHHYYNYENSEQEPRVWEKPMNRNSNVIPCTEFQHEADYHSVVTQYDLVCSRDILVSVTQFFHLFGVLTGGILANQLLKYFSPRNVMLFGMITQIFCGNLTGHVASYELHVFFRCLSAVCCAQMYTAGGQIMADITGGKYRTCVTALFEQFWSIGVMMLPGVASFWSSWSHLYMAISWPTVILIYLWQWIPDSPRWLIARGRTQDAKKILLECAEVNGTRYSLPHDIDKQLELQAQTAMDAPPPSGWWSIWKGERAVRHMVCVHLAWSLYIVVYYGMLLNIRSFSRDHLYINTFFAGFSEMMGTFIGLFLILKTTRKWLWTGLFNIVAGCIAYCGWLVPKPSVIGLDSNVALLMCSAMVSKMAISTTLSILTTCTVELVSDDKKKITSFSTICWARFWLLGAPFIGSTVVFGQLIPQTAFASLAILGGLCTSLIRSPRTHPISGPASPSTAAQAAQNMASQFTIIDGMDNKGYTPTSKTIHSNSTIRKLTTPQSNLPPQLMPGIWTTKIHEDSPPM
- the LOC108005940 gene encoding solute carrier family 22 member 3 isoform X1, producing MLTDIGSIASGNGNGIGNGNSGHIGSGHGLVSGLHSSDSSSGIGSASSEKLAARGDEASATKGSNGEGDADEDDDEDDEDDDEDQTTAESPLLPLKDDEPLPPRVQSSSHISANRSPHQYDTLAGDLEPKHHQPHPNPAPDELTNCEKPEGEANNNSTSNNNNNNHEGAFCKHRSDRDVGYHEYQLYPNDTFARLEGKAPKPNTKMQTKVDAVGRITGPWGKWQLRTVLLIFLCKIPSSWFMACIIFTAPAPRHGEFFCKPPNTIGAQNQTQWIKVSHPQKEERDDQEFSIDFCNVYQDAQEHAHHYYNYENSEQEPRVWEKPMNRNSNVIPCTEFQHEADYHSVVTQYDLVCSRDILVSVTQFFHLFGVLTGGILANQLLKYFSPRNVMLFGMITQIFCGNLTGHVASYELHVFFRCLSAVCCAQMYTAGGQIMADITGGKYRTCVTALFEQFWSIGVMMLPGVASFWSSWSHLYMAISWPTVILIYLWQWIPDSPRWLIARGRTQDAKKILLECAEVNGTRYSLPHDIDKQLELQAQTAMDAPPPSGWWSIWKGERAVRHMVCVHLAWSLYIVVYYGMLLNIRSFSRDHLYINTFFAGFSEMMGTFIGLFLILKTTRKWLWTGLFNIVAGCIAYCGWLVPKPSVIGLDSNVALLMCSAMVSKMAISTTLSILTTCTVELVSDDKKKITSFSTICWARFWLLGAPFIGSTVVFGQLIPQTAFASLAILGGLCTSLIRSPRTHPISGPASPSTAAQAAQNMASQFTIIDGMDNKGYTPTSKTIHSNSTIRKLTTPQSNLPPQLMPGIWTTKIHEDSPPM
- the LOC108005940 gene encoding solute carrier family 22 member 3 isoform X3, whose product is MSFIHPDASLMGSNGSDPGSMEELGSKSEEGKSSLNDRVEIKIVMIKAESPLLPLKDDEPLPPRVQSSSHISANRSPHQYDTLAGDLEPKHHQPHPNPAPDELTNCEKPEGEANNNSTSNNNNNNHEGAFCKHRSDRDVGYHEYQLYPNDTFARLEGKAPKPNTKMQTKVDAVGRITGPWGKWQLRTVLLIFLCKIPSSWFMACIIFTAPAPRHGEFFCKPPNTIGAQNQTQWIKVSHPQKEERDDQEFSIDFCNVYQDAQEHAHHYYNYENSEQEPRVWEKPMNRNSNVIPCTEFQHEADYHSVVTQYDLVCSRDILVSVTQFFHLFGVLTGGILANQLLKYFSPRNVMLFGMITQIFCGNLTGHVASYELHVFFRCLSAVCCAQMYTAGGQIMADITGGKYRTCVTALFEQFWSIGVMMLPGVASFWSSWSHLYMAISWPTVILIYLWQWIPDSPRWLIARGRTQDAKKILLECAEVNGTRYSLPHDIDKQLELQAQTAMDAPPPSGWWSIWKGERAVRHMVCVHLAWSLYIVVYYGMLLNIRSFSRDHLYINTFFAGFSEMMGTFIGLFLILKTTRKWLWTGLFNIVAGCIAYCGWLVPKPSVIGLDSNVALLMCSAMVSKMAISTTLSILTTCTVELVSDDKKKITSFSTICWARFWLLGAPFIGSTVVFGQLIPQTAFASLAILGGLCTSLIRSPRTHPISGPASPSTAAQAAQNMASQFTIIDGMDNKGYTPTSKTIHSNSTIRKLTTPQSNLPPQLMPGIWTTKIHEDSPPM